The genomic DNA TGCGAAAAAGGAGTGCATATGAGATTCTCCATGCGTGCGATTTTGATACGGTTTTGCCCGCAGTTTTAGTGGGTCGTATTTTTCGCAAAAGCATCGTCTATGACGTTTTTGACTTCTACGCTGACATGATCCGGCAAGCGCCTAAGTGGTTTAGAAGACTCATTCGGTTTATAGACCAAAATTTGATGGGTTGGGTCGATGCCGTCATCCTTGCGGATGAGAGCAGAATAGAGCAGATTAAAGGTGCGAAGCCGAAGCGTTTAGTTGTAATTTATAATTCACCCAACGTGTATAGGGGTTGTTCTCAGACATCTGCACCCCCCCCTTTAAAGATCGTTTATGTGGGCATACTACAAACTGATCGAGGTATCTTAGAGGTTTTCGACGTTTTGGAAAAGCATCCGGAGTGGGAGCTGGACCTTGGGGGTTTTGGCGGGGACGAGGAGCTTATAAGGAAGCGGGCGGAGGGAATGCCTAATGTGCGCTTCCACGGGCGCATCCCTTATGAAAAGGTCTTGGACCTTACGTGCAGAAGCCATGTTCTTTTTGCCACGTATGATCCCTCAATCCCTAACCATCGTTTTTCCAGTCCGAACAAACTCTTCGAAGCTATGGCCATGGGCAAGCCCATTATAGTAGCTCGAGGCACCGGAATGGATCGGTTGGTGGAGGCCCTAGGAATGGGTTATGTAGTGGAATACGGCAACCTTAGGGAGCTGGAAGCGGCGCTCCGCGATGTTGTGAGCTGGACTGAGGAGCAGCGCCGTGCCTTTGCCGAGAGGGTAAGGGCGGTCTTCCAGGAGCGCTTTTCCTGGGGCAAGATGAAGGAAAGGCTTTGGGCGCTGTACGCGGAGCTTTCGTGAAAAGGAATCTGGATTATGCTGGTATGCCAGCCTCAATGCATCCGCCTTGTGCTTTTTTGGACATTTGTGGCGCTCCTGGTTAGGCTCGGAGCTTTGGGGCTGACCCACGTGTATTCGCTAAGTGCGGGTTATGGCGGTTTTTATCCCCTTCCCTCTGGTGCTGACGACCGATACTACTATGAAGCCTCCCTGCGGCTCTTACAAGGAGCTGGGCCCGTCGATCTTCCGAACGCATATCCCCTGCTCTTGTCCCTCCTCTTTGCCGTCTTCGGGCCGAGCGTTCTTTTGGGGAAGTTGGTTAACGTTTTTTTAGGAG from Thermus sp. LT1-2-5 includes the following:
- a CDS encoding glycosyltransferase family 4 protein, translated to MRRAMGVKVLFLRSNPVDPDPRVEKEASALAEAGYEVRVVGWDRLGSLPERERREFGLVERLRIKGDFGKGFGNLPSLLKFQVALLLYLVRKRSAYEILHACDFDTVLPAVLVGRIFRKSIVYDVFDFYADMIRQAPKWFRRLIRFIDQNLMGWVDAVILADESRIEQIKGAKPKRLVVIYNSPNVYRGCSQTSAPPPLKIVYVGILQTDRGILEVFDVLEKHPEWELDLGGFGGDEELIRKRAEGMPNVRFHGRIPYEKVLDLTCRSHVLFATYDPSIPNHRFSSPNKLFEAMAMGKPIIVARGTGMDRLVEALGMGYVVEYGNLRELEAALRDVVSWTEEQRRAFAERVRAVFQERFSWGKMKERLWALYAELS